One Maribacter cobaltidurans genomic window carries:
- a CDS encoding conjugal transfer protein TraK: MKTPYKNIYNVLKLNRFIVLAVVVCALLSSTFSVWMVFNTNQKALNSAFAINTDGSIIPLKLVTQKENFRVEAMAHLDLFHNYFYNIDASNYERNLEKALWLGNSSVDNLYRQKKADGVYNRLLQYSLVQKVLSIDSRITENNGSYSFTTTTIFEINRGSIIDTYELVSTGNLIMVDRNFPNNPHGLLITNYFENTLKKISDES; the protein is encoded by the coding sequence ATGAAAACACCATATAAGAATATTTACAATGTCCTAAAACTGAATCGATTTATCGTTTTGGCGGTTGTTGTATGTGCCTTGCTTTCCAGTACTTTTTCAGTATGGATGGTATTCAACACCAATCAAAAAGCACTCAATAGTGCCTTTGCCATCAATACCGATGGCAGTATCATTCCGCTGAAGCTCGTGACTCAAAAAGAGAATTTCAGAGTAGAAGCTATGGCACATTTAGATCTGTTCCACAACTACTTCTATAACATCGATGCCAGTAATTACGAGCGCAACTTGGAAAAGGCATTGTGGTTGGGTAACAGTTCCGTGGACAATCTCTACCGCCAGAAAAAAGCCGATGGTGTTTACAATAGATTACTTCAGTATTCATTGGTTCAAAAAGTGCTGAGTATCGATTCAAGGATAACTGAAAATAATGGTTCGTATAGTTTTACCACGACGACCATTTTTGAAATCAATAGAGGTTCAATCATCGACACCTACGAATTGGTTTCCACCGGAAACCTGATTATGGTCGACCGAAACTTTCCGAACAATCCGCACGGATTATTGATTACAAACTATTTCGAAAACACCTTAAAGAAAATATCAGATGAAAGTTGA
- a CDS encoding DUF4138 domain-containing protein: protein MRTFILILMVLISAFAKAQQQPIPLDTIYANDTKNVALFFPEPIRQGITGSDNFVFTYNREKEQYFGLLQAKPGKESNLLVVNRNGSIFSYIVRYKKQLSKLNYFIPLSNSIGNEKTMVTDSIQVVTSERNVDNRTYYYQKFCSYLLNRNQRIGRIKKRTQGIVLNVENVVFDKEELYFVIQIENNSTLDYDLNFLKLSIETRQKGKRKSLQRLHQEPIYKHRLPSKITEGKTVKFIYVMPKFSLSEDRRAILELNEKDGERNIEMKLSHRYINNPN from the coding sequence ATGAGAACATTTATTCTAATATTGATGGTGTTAATTTCCGCTTTCGCGAAAGCACAACAGCAACCAATACCACTCGACACCATTTATGCTAACGACACCAAAAATGTTGCGTTATTCTTTCCAGAACCCATACGGCAAGGAATAACCGGTTCAGATAATTTTGTATTTACTTACAATCGTGAAAAAGAACAGTATTTTGGACTTCTTCAGGCAAAGCCTGGGAAGGAAAGTAATCTGTTGGTAGTCAATAGAAATGGTTCAATTTTTTCGTATATTGTAAGATATAAAAAACAGCTATCAAAGCTCAATTATTTTATTCCTTTATCAAATAGTATTGGGAATGAAAAAACAATGGTAACCGATTCGATTCAGGTTGTAACTTCTGAAAGGAATGTAGATAACAGAACATACTATTATCAAAAATTCTGTTCCTATCTTCTTAACAGAAACCAACGTATTGGTCGGATTAAGAAGCGAACGCAAGGCATTGTCTTGAATGTTGAAAATGTTGTTTTTGATAAAGAAGAACTCTACTTCGTTATCCAGATTGAGAATAATTCTACTTTGGATTACGATTTGAATTTCTTAAAACTATCCATCGAGACTCGACAAAAAGGGAAAAGAAAATCTTTACAGCGTTTACATCAAGAGCCAATTTACAAGCATCGTCTACCTTCAAAAATTACAGAAGGTAAAACAGTTAAGTTTATTTATGTAATGCCCAAATTTTCGTTATCAGAAGACCGCAGGGCAATTTTGGAATTGAACGAGAAGGATGGCGAACGGAACATAGAAATGAAACTATCACACAGATATATCAATAACCCAAATTAG
- a CDS encoding conjugal transfer protein, which produces MTVALTLFVSGNATAQGMPTYDNTNFISLVKQLIESGKQTAQMIKSVKFLKDAKEAIEKVSSVVQQLRAVEEIGQNNQRLINIMQNDVQDILNSPYIKPDAVSRVVESFDAIVQNSLDTVDFIDEVLSSDYLKMSDAERAEVLKQKEQESNEMVSNIKTKTKRYRDIISFRKMQDKVNNRETGY; this is translated from the coding sequence ATGACCGTAGCCCTGACCTTATTTGTGTCGGGTAATGCTACCGCCCAAGGAATGCCCACTTATGATAATACCAATTTTATCAGCTTGGTAAAACAACTGATAGAATCTGGCAAGCAAACGGCTCAAATGATTAAGTCTGTAAAATTCCTGAAAGATGCAAAAGAGGCCATAGAGAAAGTATCAAGTGTTGTCCAACAACTTAGGGCAGTTGAAGAAATTGGACAAAACAATCAGCGCCTTATCAATATAATGCAAAACGATGTACAGGACATCCTTAACTCGCCTTACATCAAACCCGATGCAGTTTCAAGGGTTGTGGAATCTTTTGATGCCATAGTTCAAAACTCATTGGACACGGTTGATTTTATCGATGAAGTCCTATCGAGCGACTATCTCAAAATGAGCGATGCTGAACGTGCTGAAGTTTTGAAGCAGAAAGAACAGGAATCAAATGAAATGGTTTCCAATATAAAGACAAAAACGAAACGCTATCGTGATATTATTTCCTTCAGAAAAATGCAGGATAAGGTAAATAACCGCGAAACAGGATATTAA
- a CDS encoding LytR/AlgR family response regulator transcription factor, translating to MLNTLIVDDESHCIKRLLYLIDRKPGIFNVIATCKTVDEALKIAQDTPLDLVFLDIEIDDKTGFDFLRQLNHISFKTIFTTAFDNYAIKAFKFSAFDYLMKPIDFDEFNETIARLNEELQSKGHNNSVESLLKNIEQEHPKLLTIPSVEGFETVLVADIVHLEANGNYTYIHTKHKKQIVSKPIKFYENLLDEKLFFKCHKSHLINMEMIKTFNKGKQAYVQMENGNQVPIATRRKDVFLKKFY from the coding sequence ATGCTAAACACCTTAATTGTTGATGATGAATCTCACTGCATTAAACGTTTATTGTATTTAATCGATAGAAAGCCAGGAATATTTAATGTTATTGCCACCTGTAAAACGGTAGATGAAGCATTAAAGATAGCCCAAGATACCCCCTTGGATTTGGTCTTTTTGGATATTGAAATCGATGACAAAACTGGGTTTGACTTTTTGCGACAGCTTAACCATATTTCCTTTAAGACCATATTCACCACAGCTTTTGACAATTATGCAATTAAGGCTTTTAAGTTCAGTGCTTTTGATTATTTGATGAAGCCCATAGATTTTGACGAATTCAATGAAACTATTGCTCGTTTAAACGAAGAACTACAATCAAAAGGGCACAACAATAGCGTAGAATCATTACTTAAAAATATAGAACAGGAACATCCGAAACTGCTAACAATTCCATCTGTTGAAGGGTTTGAAACTGTCTTGGTAGCGGATATTGTGCATTTGGAAGCGAATGGTAACTATACCTATATTCACACTAAGCATAAAAAACAAATTGTTAGTAAACCAATAAAATTCTATGAAAACCTTTTAGACGAAAAGCTGTTCTTTAAGTGCCATAAATCCCATCTCATCAATATGGAAATGATTAAGACATTTAATAAAGGAAAGCAGGCTTATGTTCAAATGGAAAATGGTAATCAAGTACCGATAGCTACAAGAAGGAAGGATGTGTTTTTAAAAAAATTTTATTGA
- the traM gene encoding conjugative transposon protein TraM, translating to MKVEKNKIVFAAVLAVIFIFLISYSVMVMGDDESETENLKQTLVPDLEEGQKEYDSKLDAINDLKKVRENNAPSIYDEKLIDSLGFYDPDLPEREKERIVDSIYEAGKIKYSEKRYQNLGQRRTVREMVSKIDSAEVKREEKIEAKELGLEHQLFFAASPKPNEVSIIGNTDETIYVVVDGDQVVKANTRLRMRLTKTATINGKEMPENTPIFGFISFQPNRALIEIENIKHHPTKLKAFDLSDGSEGIYVQNNFRAEATTEVLDDIIGDINIPTVPQVGGVTKVLRRSNRNVKVTVLNNYRLILKPKL from the coding sequence ATGAAAGTAGAAAAAAACAAGATAGTATTTGCAGCGGTATTGGCCGTGATTTTCATATTTCTGATTTCCTATTCCGTGATGGTAATGGGCGATGATGAAAGTGAAACAGAAAACCTTAAGCAGACCTTAGTTCCTGATTTGGAAGAAGGCCAAAAAGAGTATGATTCCAAATTGGATGCAATCAACGACTTAAAAAAAGTACGTGAAAACAATGCACCCAGCATCTACGATGAAAAGCTGATTGATTCCTTGGGATTTTACGACCCAGACCTTCCAGAACGCGAAAAAGAGCGTATCGTAGATAGCATTTATGAAGCTGGTAAGATTAAGTATTCAGAAAAGCGATACCAGAATTTGGGACAGAGAAGAACTGTTCGCGAAATGGTATCAAAAATTGATTCTGCTGAAGTAAAAAGGGAAGAAAAAATTGAAGCCAAAGAATTAGGCTTAGAACATCAATTGTTCTTTGCTGCTTCGCCAAAACCCAATGAAGTTTCAATCATAGGTAATACAGATGAAACTATATACGTAGTAGTAGATGGCGACCAAGTCGTAAAAGCGAATACTAGATTGCGGATGCGCCTGACCAAAACTGCTACAATCAATGGTAAAGAAATGCCTGAGAACACACCTATTTTCGGTTTCATCAGCTTTCAGCCCAATCGTGCGCTAATCGAAATTGAAAACATAAAGCACCATCCTACAAAACTCAAAGCTTTTGATTTATCTGATGGTAGTGAAGGTATCTATGTACAGAACAATTTTAGGGCAGAAGCCACCACCGAAGTTCTGGACGATATTATTGGCGACATCAACATACCTACCGTTCCGCAAGTAGGTGGCGTTACAAAAGTACTAAGACGAAGTAACCGCAACGTAAAGGTTACTGTCCTGAACAATTACAGATTAATCTTAAAACCGAAATTATGA
- a CDS encoding TraG family conjugative transposon ATPase, protein MNKINLSAYQPIADIQDNIVFANNGNVVLCYEGNLPEIYSLSEKDFEDMHGAWFQALKSLPVGTVVHKQDIYLKKSYSSAQLPNKTFLEKATHEHFKGRGHIEHKCYLFFILTKNKALNNPKYVNPFRKISKGIVQELDENIKSFVNSVSDSVSFINNSRKMDFVSLKAEEIQQLTNAYFNGFNEGYDTDILLDKKSVNIGENHFDALAINSELCFGESVQSSKTNEKFTSDDFVFHQGFIDGLGLTLNENHIVNQILYLDDKQKWCKLLDKKIEELNKSSNFGSQNKVVLGKIQHILDQINADDNARIIRGHLNIIYWAKEAKELDKITSKIKTEFKELDIIPYYPRGEERKNYILNSYCCFSSNFSNNDLYVTDLKHALCLFINNTNYKSDATGIIFNDREHNIPVLKDVWDERKKRIKARNFAIFAPTGEGKSFLANNILRQYFESGVRLVIIDLGGSYTKFAKLYPEKYTVLRYESGKNLGINPFYISNLKDLTPDRLEDLSVFLFELFASDLKVTKAQSVSIKKILRHYYDSTSENHSLEGFYSFIERNQKDLLETLKIHPDYFNVTSFLHVMSEYVGDGLYSFLFEVSEDQTYKIEDKRLIVFELDEVKDNKEILSVMLKLIKSAIQRTIWKNRAEKGIILFDEFAKQLKFENVLESVEFYYQAIRKQNGAIGIILQSINQLPNNSTSASILENTQVIYSLNNEKGYDELVKRLNLSSHDLNQLKSIKNNLSGPRKYTEMFIKIGRESNIFRLEVPKEVYAAYLTDGQENEEIMKLYNEHNDMQKAIIQFTSKT, encoded by the coding sequence ATGAACAAGATTAACCTTTCGGCATATCAACCCATTGCAGATATTCAGGACAATATCGTGTTTGCCAATAATGGTAACGTGGTCTTGTGCTATGAAGGTAACTTGCCAGAAATCTACTCTTTATCAGAAAAAGACTTTGAGGATATGCACGGTGCCTGGTTTCAGGCTTTGAAATCATTGCCTGTGGGAACTGTGGTTCACAAACAGGATATCTACCTGAAGAAATCCTATTCTTCGGCACAGCTTCCCAATAAAACTTTTTTAGAGAAAGCAACACACGAGCATTTTAAAGGTCGTGGACATATTGAACACAAATGTTATCTGTTCTTCATTTTAACCAAGAACAAGGCACTCAACAACCCAAAATATGTCAATCCATTCCGAAAAATTTCAAAGGGAATTGTACAGGAACTGGATGAAAACATAAAGAGCTTCGTAAACTCGGTTAGTGATTCGGTTTCTTTCATTAACAATAGCCGAAAGATGGATTTTGTTTCGCTTAAAGCGGAAGAAATACAGCAACTAACGAATGCCTATTTCAATGGCTTTAATGAAGGCTATGATACTGATATTTTACTGGATAAAAAAAGCGTCAATATTGGCGAAAACCATTTTGATGCCCTTGCCATCAATAGCGAACTGTGCTTTGGCGAAAGTGTACAGAGTAGCAAAACCAATGAGAAATTCACTTCTGACGATTTTGTGTTTCATCAAGGGTTTATTGATGGCTTAGGGCTTACGCTTAACGAGAATCACATCGTCAACCAAATCCTTTATTTGGATGACAAACAGAAGTGGTGCAAGTTGCTCGATAAGAAAATTGAGGAACTCAATAAGAGTTCAAATTTCGGTTCGCAAAATAAAGTGGTACTTGGTAAAATCCAGCACATTCTGGACCAAATCAATGCGGATGATAATGCACGTATTATTCGTGGTCATCTCAATATTATCTATTGGGCGAAGGAAGCTAAAGAGTTGGACAAAATAACCTCGAAAATCAAGACTGAATTTAAGGAACTAGATATTATCCCATACTATCCAAGAGGGGAAGAACGCAAAAATTACATACTAAATAGTTACTGCTGTTTCTCTTCAAACTTCTCGAACAATGATTTATACGTTACTGATTTAAAACACGCACTTTGCCTGTTCATCAACAATACCAACTACAAAAGCGATGCAACTGGAATCATCTTCAATGACCGTGAGCATAACATTCCCGTTTTAAAGGATGTTTGGGATGAACGCAAAAAACGTATCAAGGCTCGAAACTTTGCCATTTTTGCACCAACGGGCGAGGGCAAATCATTTTTGGCAAATAACATTCTGCGCCAATATTTTGAAAGTGGCGTACGCTTGGTCATTATCGATTTGGGTGGCTCATATACCAAATTTGCAAAGCTCTATCCTGAAAAATATACCGTACTGCGTTACGAGAGCGGAAAGAATTTGGGCATCAATCCTTTTTACATCAGTAATCTAAAAGACTTAACACCAGACCGTCTTGAAGATTTATCTGTGTTTCTTTTTGAATTGTTTGCTTCAGATTTGAAAGTGACCAAAGCCCAATCGGTTTCCATCAAGAAAATACTGCGCCATTATTATGATAGCACTTCTGAGAATCATTCTTTGGAAGGTTTCTACAGTTTTATAGAAAGGAATCAGAAAGATCTTCTGGAAACCTTAAAAATCCATCCCGACTACTTCAACGTTACCAGCTTCTTGCACGTAATGTCCGAATATGTCGGCGATGGTCTATATAGCTTCCTCTTTGAAGTAAGCGAAGACCAAACCTATAAGATTGAAGACAAAAGATTGATTGTTTTTGAACTGGATGAAGTAAAGGACAATAAGGAAATCTTGTCCGTGATGCTGAAGCTGATTAAGTCGGCTATACAAAGAACCATTTGGAAAAACAGAGCTGAAAAAGGCATTATCCTGTTCGATGAGTTTGCCAAACAACTAAAGTTTGAAAATGTATTGGAAAGTGTCGAGTTCTATTATCAAGCTATCCGTAAACAAAACGGTGCGATTGGGATTATTCTTCAGTCGATAAATCAGCTTCCGAACAATTCTACATCGGCAAGCATACTCGAAAATACGCAGGTCATCTATAGCCTTAACAATGAGAAAGGCTATGACGAATTGGTCAAAAGGCTCAACCTATCCAGCCACGACCTGAACCAATTAAAATCCATTAAAAACAATCTTTCCGGTCCACGCAAGTACACCGAAATGTTTATTAAAATTGGACGGGAAAGCAACATTTTCCGTCTGGAAGTTCCGAAAGAAGTATATGCCGCTTACTTGACCGATGGACAGGAAAATGAGGAAATAATGAAGCTCTACAATGAGCATAACGATATGCAAAAAGCAATTATTCAATTCACATCTAAAACATAA
- a CDS encoding tetratricopeptide repeat-containing sensor histidine kinase, whose product MKIRLILALLCFYHLGYSQLKEADSIQKRIENYEGIDTTLINLRHSYSAKKSMLTPSDTTWLSFNKKTLSMAEELNYTKGILLANNNIGVIYHYFRSDPLTALDYYQTAYNISEQNPSLERYQFSMLTNIGLIHYEQEDYGKAMPTFRKLLKYPQRKSNTLSNIGNIYGLQQQTDSAVYYFKASINEAKRTDDMMQLANVYSNLGLVQSQAGRLDKGLTNTVSGLKMIDSLGLEVIRVPAYVNAAEVYMLSNDLNKAEYYATESLNAVKSLNNLYTETKSLQTLATIQEKKGDYENALKNFKAANILNDSLVSADRKVEISRKEIQYEADKKEALAFAEAERQRTIKNISLVSGSGIVLASLLAFVFYRRKQKSDTVKKEAEFNVTVAEVELKALRAQMNPHFIFNSLNSIGDYILNNDTQAASDYLSKFARLMRMTLENSDKQLITLEEDIQLLNTYLAIEQKRFDKAFEFEIKVSDDLNIDEVLLPPMLLQPFVENSIVHGLSKSEKGGKIVINFHSEQHKLIGIVEDNGVGRTMSKMKIEHRKKSSMGVSITQNRIEVLNKTKGTYGSVKIIDKKVGTKVIVSLPLVLS is encoded by the coding sequence ATGAAAATACGATTAATCCTTGCCTTACTATGTTTCTACCATCTTGGTTATTCACAACTTAAAGAAGCAGATTCGATTCAGAAACGTATTGAAAATTATGAGGGTATAGATACTACACTAATCAATCTGAGACATAGCTATTCTGCTAAAAAATCAATGTTGACACCTTCCGATACCACTTGGCTGTCCTTCAATAAGAAAACATTGTCTATGGCCGAGGAATTGAATTACACCAAAGGCATACTGTTAGCCAACAATAATATCGGTGTTATCTATCATTACTTTCGTTCAGACCCTTTGACAGCGTTGGATTACTATCAAACAGCATACAACATATCTGAACAAAATCCTTCCTTGGAACGCTATCAATTCTCAATGTTGACCAATATTGGGTTAATACATTATGAACAGGAAGATTATGGCAAAGCTATGCCCACTTTTAGAAAGTTACTAAAATACCCACAAAGAAAGAGCAATACGTTGTCTAACATTGGCAATATCTATGGCCTCCAACAACAAACTGACTCCGCTGTGTATTACTTTAAAGCTTCCATTAACGAGGCGAAGCGAACTGATGATATGATGCAACTGGCAAACGTATACAGTAACTTAGGACTTGTACAGTCGCAGGCTGGACGGTTGGATAAAGGATTAACAAACACAGTTTCAGGTCTTAAAATGATTGATTCTCTAGGTCTTGAAGTGATTAGAGTCCCTGCTTATGTCAATGCCGCAGAAGTCTATATGCTCAGTAACGATTTGAATAAAGCTGAATATTACGCTACTGAAAGCCTTAATGCTGTAAAATCCTTGAATAATCTTTACACGGAAACCAAGTCTTTACAGACCTTGGCAACTATTCAAGAAAAAAAGGGTGACTATGAAAATGCTTTGAAAAATTTTAAAGCTGCCAATATTCTTAATGACAGTTTGGTAAGTGCAGACCGAAAAGTGGAAATTTCCAGAAAGGAAATACAGTACGAGGCTGATAAAAAGGAAGCACTCGCTTTCGCGGAAGCGGAACGCCAACGTACCATCAAAAACATATCGTTGGTGAGTGGAAGCGGTATCGTTTTGGCGTCGTTATTAGCGTTTGTATTCTATCGACGAAAGCAGAAATCGGATACGGTCAAAAAAGAAGCTGAGTTCAATGTCACTGTGGCGGAAGTTGAACTGAAGGCACTTCGAGCGCAAATGAATCCACATTTCATCTTTAACAGCCTGAATTCCATCGGTGATTATATTTTGAATAATGATACTCAAGCGGCAAGCGATTATCTCAGCAAATTCGCACGATTAATGCGAATGACCCTTGAAAACTCGGATAAGCAGCTCATTACTTTGGAAGAGGATATTCAGTTGCTTAACACCTATTTGGCCATCGAGCAAAAACGTTTTGATAAAGCCTTTGAGTTTGAAATTAAGGTTTCTGATGACCTCAATATAGATGAAGTATTATTACCACCAATGTTGCTGCAACCTTTTGTAGAAAATAGCATTGTTCACGGTTTATCCAAATCGGAAAAAGGTGGTAAAATCGTTATTAATTTCCATTCTGAACAGCACAAACTAATAGGTATCGTAGAGGATAACGGTGTAGGACGGACTATGAGCAAGATGAAAATCGAACATCGTAAAAAGAGTTCTATGGGTGTTTCCATCACTCAAAATAGAATCGAGGTGCTGAACAAAACCAAAGGCACTTATGGGTCGGTCAAAATCATAGATAAAAAAGTAGGCACCAAAGTAATCGTATCACTTCCTTTGGTATTGAGCTAA
- a CDS encoding coiled-coil domain-containing protein, whose amino-acid sequence MLVKRVLCIFIFTFSTFLLTAQNCKDLVEWMDLIKQEYPETTSLRYMNRGKMQKLAANYFSKNYFESYRGKPYAQLSQKTLAKDFRKIQLCFVKGNYRNDPHYNWVFQNIIYNNYLAYSNPNFINQIATVDTKRSKLKKELVNISGNTTSRDELLQLKQRLSVEYAVLLDSELRQAITEIDAIIAKKSDAQLDELLTYIEKLNRDKESLVKISKLNQKATQLLPEASQAKQTEFQSRLDAKTVALLQNAIDIDLGPLNQNLDIAQINQKLKAFKQDYGSFSRHSQVKKGEQKLIAQKEKLVNTQIKTIEAQIVQADNTSFPRLENKYMSYLPQQSSQYQKLNALFASRKKQLVEQQRLAQQQKKLEGSNERIAFLEANGKDEGSMQFKTVGLNNAAFFDYIYRGHFENIELDVFSSHFLMILSGYLNTFGSLCPDELPENKVEIMTDVCSRESVTTDGYGVEVSRYCTAWKTIGTGIFADPKLYAAKMRLVAQQNQDAFRIAVDMYTNPDAMGNSIDQVHKAKALLSDWSNFFRFNACDSKSVKQFETNLLAFANQQKPERLKGMSVYEKIKILGGPAGDQNHAKLLNDIVSNQSKTWALNKYTGNSISNVRELKSADQTQMVTLKADYNFSGLLGKQTGGVTVKFKDGLPDCIYFSDYPNNCKKPNSALVAKYGLGEYAK is encoded by the coding sequence ATGCTGGTCAAAAGAGTTTTATGCATATTCATTTTTACCTTTAGTACCTTTTTATTGACTGCACAGAATTGTAAAGATTTGGTAGAATGGATGGATTTGATAAAACAAGAATATCCAGAAACCACTTCCCTTCGGTATATGAACCGTGGCAAGATGCAAAAACTCGCTGCAAATTATTTCTCAAAGAACTATTTTGAATCTTACCGAGGAAAGCCTTACGCACAACTTTCCCAAAAAACATTGGCCAAGGATTTTAGAAAAATTCAGCTCTGTTTCGTTAAAGGCAACTATAGAAATGACCCACATTACAATTGGGTATTCCAAAATATCATTTACAACAATTATCTAGCTTACAGTAATCCAAATTTCATCAATCAAATAGCTACAGTCGATACTAAACGTAGTAAGTTGAAAAAAGAACTAGTAAATATTTCTGGAAACACTACATCCAGAGATGAACTTTTACAATTAAAGCAGCGTTTATCCGTTGAGTATGCTGTACTTTTAGACAGCGAATTACGGCAGGCTATTACAGAGATTGATGCTATCATTGCCAAAAAATCAGATGCCCAGCTTGATGAACTTCTTACGTATATTGAAAAATTAAACAGAGACAAAGAGTCCTTAGTCAAAATATCTAAGCTAAATCAAAAAGCTACTCAATTATTGCCTGAAGCTTCTCAAGCAAAGCAAACCGAATTTCAATCCAGACTGGACGCTAAAACAGTAGCCTTATTACAAAATGCGATAGACATAGACCTGGGTCCGCTCAATCAAAACTTGGATATTGCTCAAATCAATCAGAAACTTAAAGCCTTTAAACAGGATTATGGTTCCTTCTCAAGACATAGCCAAGTGAAGAAGGGTGAGCAAAAGCTGATTGCACAAAAAGAGAAGTTGGTCAATACTCAAATCAAAACCATCGAAGCTCAAATAGTTCAAGCCGATAATACTAGTTTCCCACGTTTGGAAAATAAATATATGAGCTATCTGCCACAACAATCCAGTCAATATCAAAAACTGAATGCACTATTTGCTTCAAGAAAAAAGCAACTGGTAGAACAGCAACGATTGGCACAACAGCAGAAGAAATTGGAAGGAAGCAATGAGCGCATCGCCTTTTTAGAAGCCAACGGCAAGGACGAGGGCTCGATGCAATTTAAAACGGTGGGATTAAATAATGCTGCCTTTTTTGACTACATCTATCGTGGCCATTTTGAGAACATTGAGCTAGATGTGTTCAGTAGTCATTTCTTGATGATTTTAAGTGGATATTTAAACACCTTTGGTAGTCTTTGCCCAGATGAGCTTCCAGAAAACAAGGTTGAGATAATGACCGACGTTTGCTCTCGGGAAAGCGTCACGACAGACGGCTATGGTGTGGAAGTCAGCAGATACTGTACTGCTTGGAAGACTATAGGTACAGGTATCTTTGCAGACCCAAAGTTGTATGCTGCAAAAATGCGTTTGGTTGCACAGCAAAATCAAGATGCGTTTCGTATTGCAGTCGATATGTATACCAATCCCGATGCTATGGGTAATTCCATAGACCAAGTCCACAAAGCAAAAGCACTGCTGAGTGATTGGTCCAATTTTTTTAGATTTAACGCGTGCGACTCAAAAAGTGTTAAGCAGTTTGAAACTAATTTATTGGCATTTGCCAATCAGCAAAAACCAGAACGCTTAAAAGGAATGAGCGTCTATGAAAAAATCAAAATTTTAGGTGGTCCAGCTGGTGACCAGAACCACGCTAAACTGCTCAATGACATAGTCAGTAATCAATCCAAAACTTGGGCATTGAACAAGTATACTGGTAATAGTATCAGTAACGTTCGCGAGTTAAAGTCGGCAGACCAAACACAAATGGTCACGCTAAAAGCTGATTATAACTTTAGTGGTTTGTTAGGAAAACAGACGGGTGGTGTAACTGTTAAGTTTAAAGATGGACTGCCAGATTGCATCTATTTTTCCGACTATCCTAATAACTGTAAAAAACCAAATAGCGCACTGGTCGCTAAATATGGATTGGGCGAATACGCCAAGTGA